In Mytilus edulis chromosome 4, xbMytEdul2.2, whole genome shotgun sequence, the following proteins share a genomic window:
- the LOC139520136 gene encoding armadillo repeat-containing protein 6-like isoform X2, with the protein MAKRINQESFDDVVKENMGEFGMEAQEAIDDAVQQFESQGVNLANIVKDASLFSENGEKVEHPVITAINQLKISVDSSDKGEIIQILKKIKSECDVDLAKRCMAGNNDAYTVLLNAAIKHKNDNELLEEILSGLISLTNGQPDVLDEAGCTFLVENLTTKADDKDLLVTNLKLIRNTCIKHESNRQLYVKKKMITELVNILIEKKKEPAVVIEACGLLRCLTYDDDVRVPFGSAHEHAKMIVTEGNCLKMLLELSQEYSDNTSVLKELFSTMSVVVVRDEFCKAVMDMGGLDFILKALQNNLGEKGIVKQALGLVKALAGNDDVKVAAVSKGGIELILAAMTKHQANAAVADLGCGTITRVVLRNPANCAKVIECQGHQVILQAMKIHVKEELVQKQACMAIRNLVARTREYCEPILELGAESLINTAKTNHKSCTDEAKAALRDLGCRVELNCPWKGENVQIAY; encoded by the exons ATGGCAAAAAGAATCAACCAAGAATCATTTGATGATGTTGTCAAAGAAAATATGGGAGAGTTTGGAATGGAGGCACAAGAGGCTATTGATGATGCAGTACAGCAGTTTGAATCACAA GGGGTCAATTTGGCCAACATTGTAAAAGATGCCAGTCTCTTCAGTGAGAATGGGGAAAAAGTTGAGCATCCAGTAATAACAGCAATTAACCAGTTGAAGATTTCAGTTGACAGCTCtgataaaggggagataatccagatACTTAAGAAAATTAAGTCCGAATGTGATGTGGATTTAGCCAAAAGATGTATGGCAGGAAATAATGATGCATATACAGTGCTACTCAATGCtgctataaaacataaaaatgataacGAACTTTTGGAAGAAATTCTTTCAGGGCTGATTTCCTTGACCAATGGTCAGCCAGATGTTTTGGATGAAGCTGGGTGTACATTTTTGGTAGAAAACTTGACAACCAAAGCAGACGATAAAGACCTTTTAGTTACAAATCTGAAACTTattagaaatacatgtatcaaacaTGAATCAAATAGACAATTAtatgttaaaaagaaaatgattACTGAATTAGTAAATATattaattgagaagaaaaaagaACCAGCCGTTGTTATAGAAGCATGTGGTTTATTGAGATGTCTAACATATGATGATGATGTGCGAGTGCCCTTTGGTTCAGCTCATGAACATGCCAAGATGATAGTCACAGAAGGAAACTGTCTGAAAATGTTACTTGAACTATCCCAAG AATACTCTGATAATACAAGTGTTTTAAAGGAGTTATTTTCAACAATGAGTGTTGTAGTGGTTAGAGATGAGTTCTGCAAGGCTGTTATGGATATGGGTGGTTTGGACTTCATTTTAAAGGCTTTACAAAATAATCTAGGAGAAAAG GGTATTGTGAAACAAGCACTTGGCTTAGTTAAAGCTTTAGCTGGTAATGATGATGTCAAGGTCGCTGCTGTTTCTAAAGGTGGTATTGAGTTAATCCTAGCTGCCATGACAAAACATCAAGCCAATGCTGCAGTAGCAGACCTTGGATGTGGAACCATTACAAGAGTGGTACTGCGTAATCCTGCAAATTGTGCCAAGGTCATAGAATGTCAAGGTCATCAGGTCATTCTTCAGGCAATGAAAATACATGTAAAGGAAGAACTTGTTCAG AAACAGGCATGCATGGCAATAAGAAATTTAGTGGCAAGGACAAGAGAATATTGTGAACCAATCCTAGAATTAGGAGCTGAATCTTTGATTAACACGGCAAAAACTAATCATAAATCATGTACTGATGAAGCTAAAGCTGCCCTGAGAGATTTAGGATGTCGAGTAGAATTGAATTGTCCGTGGAAAGGAGAAAATGTGCAAATAGCTTACTGA
- the LOC139520136 gene encoding armadillo repeat-containing protein 6-like isoform X1, giving the protein MMAKRINQESFDDVVKENMGEFGMEAQEAIDDAVQQFESQGVNLANIVKDASLFSENGEKVEHPVITAINQLKISVDSSDKGEIIQILKKIKSECDVDLAKRCMAGNNDAYTVLLNAAIKHKNDNELLEEILSGLISLTNGQPDVLDEAGCTFLVENLTTKADDKDLLVTNLKLIRNTCIKHESNRQLYVKKKMITELVNILIEKKKEPAVVIEACGLLRCLTYDDDVRVPFGSAHEHAKMIVTEGNCLKMLLELSQEYSDNTSVLKELFSTMSVVVVRDEFCKAVMDMGGLDFILKALQNNLGEKGIVKQALGLVKALAGNDDVKVAAVSKGGIELILAAMTKHQANAAVADLGCGTITRVVLRNPANCAKVIECQGHQVILQAMKIHVKEELVQKQACMAIRNLVARTREYCEPILELGAESLINTAKTNHKSCTDEAKAALRDLGCRVELNCPWKGENVQIAY; this is encoded by the exons ATGGCAAAAAGAATCAACCAAGAATCATTTGATGATGTTGTCAAAGAAAATATGGGAGAGTTTGGAATGGAGGCACAAGAGGCTATTGATGATGCAGTACAGCAGTTTGAATCACAA GGGGTCAATTTGGCCAACATTGTAAAAGATGCCAGTCTCTTCAGTGAGAATGGGGAAAAAGTTGAGCATCCAGTAATAACAGCAATTAACCAGTTGAAGATTTCAGTTGACAGCTCtgataaaggggagataatccagatACTTAAGAAAATTAAGTCCGAATGTGATGTGGATTTAGCCAAAAGATGTATGGCAGGAAATAATGATGCATATACAGTGCTACTCAATGCtgctataaaacataaaaatgataacGAACTTTTGGAAGAAATTCTTTCAGGGCTGATTTCCTTGACCAATGGTCAGCCAGATGTTTTGGATGAAGCTGGGTGTACATTTTTGGTAGAAAACTTGACAACCAAAGCAGACGATAAAGACCTTTTAGTTACAAATCTGAAACTTattagaaatacatgtatcaaacaTGAATCAAATAGACAATTAtatgttaaaaagaaaatgattACTGAATTAGTAAATATattaattgagaagaaaaaagaACCAGCCGTTGTTATAGAAGCATGTGGTTTATTGAGATGTCTAACATATGATGATGATGTGCGAGTGCCCTTTGGTTCAGCTCATGAACATGCCAAGATGATAGTCACAGAAGGAAACTGTCTGAAAATGTTACTTGAACTATCCCAAG AATACTCTGATAATACAAGTGTTTTAAAGGAGTTATTTTCAACAATGAGTGTTGTAGTGGTTAGAGATGAGTTCTGCAAGGCTGTTATGGATATGGGTGGTTTGGACTTCATTTTAAAGGCTTTACAAAATAATCTAGGAGAAAAG GGTATTGTGAAACAAGCACTTGGCTTAGTTAAAGCTTTAGCTGGTAATGATGATGTCAAGGTCGCTGCTGTTTCTAAAGGTGGTATTGAGTTAATCCTAGCTGCCATGACAAAACATCAAGCCAATGCTGCAGTAGCAGACCTTGGATGTGGAACCATTACAAGAGTGGTACTGCGTAATCCTGCAAATTGTGCCAAGGTCATAGAATGTCAAGGTCATCAGGTCATTCTTCAGGCAATGAAAATACATGTAAAGGAAGAACTTGTTCAG AAACAGGCATGCATGGCAATAAGAAATTTAGTGGCAAGGACAAGAGAATATTGTGAACCAATCCTAGAATTAGGAGCTGAATCTTTGATTAACACGGCAAAAACTAATCATAAATCATGTACTGATGAAGCTAAAGCTGCCCTGAGAGATTTAGGATGTCGAGTAGAATTGAATTGTCCGTGGAAAGGAGAAAATGTGCAAATAGCTTACTGA
- the LOC139521469 gene encoding M-phase inducer phosphatase 2-like: MLSKRLFDTDDEFDAFPDSVSTLSFDCTPVMADNFMSLMTPNIKRSPFPDDDEDSGLGMDEHGTCTTGLQKPTKRQREDEDNYRCSKRPKVCTDIKSAVNKLSENDDFIADESRLHSLPTVTGKHSDLKSITPQTLADVVNGHYNDVISDYKITDCRYLYEFEGERKICIYTRPF; encoded by the coding sequence ATGCTTTCAAAAAGATTATTCGACACAGACGATGAATTTGATGCATTTCCAGACTCTGTATCTACTCTGAGTTTTGATTGTACTCCAGTAATGGCTGATAACTTTATGTCTTTGATGACTCCAAACATCAAACGAAGTCCGTTTCCTGATGATGACGAGGATTCCGGTCTCGGTATGGACGAGCATGGTACATGTACAACAGGTTTACAAAAACCAACAAAGAGACAGCGTGAAGACGAAGACAACTATAGATGTTCAAAACGCCCAAAAGTTTGTACCGATATAAAATCTGCGGTAAACAAACTTTCAGAAAACGACGACTTCATTGCTGATGAAAGTAGATTGCATTCTTTACCAACTGTCACTGGAAAGCATTCTGATTTGAAAAGCATCACTCCGCAGACACTTGCTGATGTTGTTAATGGACACTACAATGACGTCATTAGTGACTACAAGATCACCGACTGCCGATATCTGTATGAATTTGAAGGGGAGCGGAAAATATGTATTTACACGAGACCATTTTAA